In Kordiimonas pumila, a single genomic region encodes these proteins:
- a CDS encoding glutathione S-transferase family protein, translating into MPVLYHHWLSPAARFVRVLLAEKRIGFDLRIEKEWDRRPAFLALNPAGEVPVLVMDDGKAYSGVMAIAEFLEEVVPEPALLTGSADERYEIRRLVGWFHTKLGSEVTRHLVTEKLFKRFFGMGEPDSEAIRCAAHNLKIHLKYITFLVERRHYLAGQQFTMADAAAAAHISVADYFGNIYWQDWPHVKEWYVRVKSRRSVRTLLSDKIKGLAPSPHYSELDF; encoded by the coding sequence ATGCCTGTATTATATCATCATTGGCTCAGTCCTGCCGCCCGATTTGTCCGTGTGCTTCTTGCTGAAAAGCGCATAGGCTTTGACTTGCGTATTGAAAAAGAATGGGACCGCCGCCCGGCTTTCCTTGCCCTTAACCCCGCTGGCGAAGTACCTGTGTTGGTGATGGATGACGGCAAGGCCTATTCTGGTGTTATGGCAATTGCTGAATTCCTTGAGGAAGTGGTGCCAGAACCTGCACTGCTGACAGGCAGTGCTGACGAACGCTATGAAATTCGCCGGCTTGTTGGTTGGTTTCACACCAAGCTTGGCAGTGAAGTAACCCGTCATCTGGTTACAGAAAAGCTGTTTAAGCGATTTTTTGGTATGGGCGAGCCGGACAGTGAAGCCATTCGCTGTGCTGCCCATAACCTCAAAATTCATTTGAAATATATTACCTTTCTTGTAGAGCGCCGCCACTATCTGGCAGGCCAGCAGTTTACAATGGCTGATGCCGCCGCCGCTGCCCACATCTCGGTTGCGGATTATTTTGGCAATATTTACTGGCAAGACTGGCCCCACGTAAAAGAATGGTATGTGCGGGTAAAGTCGCGCCGGTCTGTGCGCACTCTTCTCTCTGATAAAATCAAAGGCCTTGCGCCTTCACCGCATTACAGCGAACTGGATTTCTGA
- the queG gene encoding tRNA epoxyqueuosine(34) reductase QueG: MTADTSIRAQIEATARSLGFDDFGITQATTSDAVMEGFRQFIALKRHATMDWLADRLHYRENPQNLWPEARSVIMLGVNYGPKDDPRLLLNTPSVGNISVYARGKDYHDIIKKRLKALARWMVDEFGCQLKVFVDTAPVPEKPLAVSAGLGWQGKHTNMVSTSYGSWLFLGAIYTDMELAADTPHRDQCGSCSACLDACPTNAFPAAYEIDAGRCISYLTIEHKGPIPHEFRKAMGNRIYGCDDCLAACPWNKFAQVASEAAFHARAELGAPALADLAALDDASFRQVFSGSPIKRIGRDRFVRNVLIAIGNSGDKSLLPIVKTLCADASDVVQEAAEWAAHELL; this comes from the coding sequence ATGACGGCGGATACCTCCATCCGCGCGCAGATCGAAGCCACAGCCCGCAGCCTTGGTTTCGATGATTTTGGCATTACTCAGGCAACCACAAGCGACGCTGTTATGGAGGGTTTTCGCCAGTTTATTGCCCTAAAACGTCATGCCACAATGGACTGGCTAGCAGACAGGCTGCACTACCGGGAAAACCCGCAAAACCTGTGGCCAGAGGCACGTTCTGTCATTATGCTGGGGGTCAATTACGGCCCAAAAGATGATCCGCGTTTGTTATTGAACACACCGTCTGTCGGCAACATTTCTGTTTATGCACGCGGTAAAGATTATCACGATATTATTAAAAAGCGCCTGAAAGCACTAGCACGCTGGATGGTGGATGAATTCGGCTGCCAGTTGAAGGTTTTTGTAGATACAGCGCCGGTGCCAGAAAAACCGCTGGCGGTATCTGCGGGCCTTGGTTGGCAGGGTAAGCACACAAATATGGTATCCACATCTTATGGTAGCTGGCTTTTTTTGGGGGCTATTTATACCGATATGGAGCTGGCGGCCGATACCCCGCACCGTGACCAGTGCGGCAGTTGCAGCGCTTGTCTTGATGCCTGCCCAACAAATGCTTTTCCTGCAGCGTATGAAATTGATGCCGGGCGCTGTATTTCTTATCTGACGATTGAACATAAGGGCCCGATCCCGCATGAATTCAGAAAGGCTATGGGTAATCGAATTTATGGCTGCGATGATTGCCTTGCCGCCTGCCCGTGGAACAAGTTTGCCCAAGTTGCGTCAGAGGCTGCGTTTCATGCCCGTGCAGAACTGGGCGCGCCTGCGCTTGCAGATCTTGCCGCTCTTGATGATGCTTCGTTCAGGCAAGTGTTTTCAGGTAGCCCTATCAAGCGCATTGGCCGCGATAGGTTTGTGCGCAATGTTTTGATTGCAATAGGGAATTCTGGTGATAAATCCCTGTTACCGATTGTTAAAACCCTGTGTGCGGACGCATCTGACGTTGTGCAAGAAGCAGCAGAATGGGCAGCGCATGAGCTTCTATAG
- a CDS encoding TorF family putative porin has product MKHIIVAVAAIVCAAQTAFAADDTGGTWAFSGAVATDRIWRGVSQTRGNAAFMAEAKYIHSKGPFAGVWVSNLDYGVGTDTSLQADIFAGIDTPVWGRVNLEAAVLHQIRPSEQSLDVTEFKTSLTYGFKQGGWAAAGVFYSPNYHLGGESFYKYLSASVPLAQFRGVTVSASPHIGFYGFSGSDLEGYRDWKLGITAAKNGWYGSVNYTETNLNAQSVHTNSGFAGARFAATLTKVF; this is encoded by the coding sequence ATGAAACATATAATAGTGGCGGTTGCGGCCATTGTTTGTGCAGCACAAACGGCGTTTGCCGCCGATGATACAGGCGGCACATGGGCGTTTAGCGGGGCCGTAGCAACTGACCGTATCTGGCGCGGTGTGTCACAGACCCGTGGCAATGCGGCTTTTATGGCAGAGGCGAAATACATTCATTCAAAGGGCCCGTTTGCGGGCGTATGGGTTTCTAACCTTGATTACGGTGTTGGCACTGATACCTCTCTACAGGCTGATATTTTTGCGGGAATTGATACGCCTGTTTGGGGCCGTGTAAATCTTGAGGCAGCTGTGTTACACCAGATAAGGCCGTCAGAACAAAGCCTTGATGTAACAGAGTTTAAAACATCGCTTACCTATGGTTTTAAACAGGGTGGTTGGGCAGCAGCAGGGGTTTTTTATTCCCCCAATTATCATTTAGGGGGTGAAAGTTTTTATAAATACCTAAGTGCTAGCGTGCCTCTTGCACAGTTTAGGGGGGTTACGGTTTCTGCCTCGCCTCATATCGGGTTTTATGGTTTCTCAGGCTCTGATCTTGAAGGGTACAGGGACTGGAAGCTGGGTATAACGGCGGCTAAAAATGGCTGGTATGGATCGGTAAATTATACCGAAACCAACTTGAATGCACAGTCAGTCCATACAAATAGTGGCTTTGCGGGTGCGCGCTTTGCCGCGACACTTACGAAAGTATTTTAA